GGGTTTAAAAAACAAGATCTACAAAGTGATTTTCAGCCTAATGAAAGCTTAATGACAGAGACTCTAGCGCGAGTTTACGTCGAGCAAAAGAATTATCAAAAAGCAAAGCAGGCATATAAAATTTTATGTTTGAAATATCCGGAAAAAAGTGGTTTCTTTGCAGACCAAATTCGGGCAATAGTTAAATTGCAAGAAAATAAATAATAAATTGCGGCACATTTAAATTTTGAAATCCGCCTTTATAAAGCCTTAAACTATGTTTTTAATATTTTTAGTTTTAATCGTAATTGTAGCATTTTTACTTATTGTTGTTATAATGGTACAAAACCCAAAAGGTGGTGGTTTATCTTCTTCTTTTGGAGGAGGCGGAACACAACAAATAGGTGGTGTTAAAAAAACCGGTGACTTTTTAGATAAAAGTACCTGGGGACTTGCTACTATTTTACTTGTACTTATTTTAATCTCTAACGTTACAATTTTTGGCGGAGGTAATTCTTCTGAGTCAAAAGTAATACAGGGAGAAGATGTTGAGAATATAATGCCTGTGCCAGATGCTACCACTCCTGCAACAGCAGCACCCGCAGAAGATACAGAATCAAACTAAATGACATTTTAGTCATATATAAAATATAAAGACCGCATTTATGCGGTCTTTTTTTTGTCTTTTTGTCAGCCAAAGTCTGGTGGCATAATTTCTGCCTTACAGGCTACATCATTACGAACTTTATTAACTAAAAAATTTATATTAAAATGGGAGTAAACATTAAACCACTTTCAGACCGTGTTTTAGTAGAGCCTACAGCCGCTGAAACAAAAACAGCATCTGGACTTTATATTCCGGATACAGCTAAAGAAAAACCACAACAAGGTAAAGTTATAGCGGTAGGAAATGGAAAAAAAGATCACGATATGACCGTTAAGGTAGGTGATACTGTTCTTTACGGTAAATATTCTGGTACCGAATTAAAATTAGATGGTACAGATTACTTAATAATGCGTGAAGATGATATTCTTGCGGTTATCTAATAACCTGATTTTCTTCTATTAAATAACAATTATATTTTTTCGCAGTCGCGAAAATTTTAAATAAAATTTACAATGGCAAAAGAGATAACATTTGACATCTCAGCAAGAGATGGTATTAAACGCGGTGTTGACGCACTAGCAAACGCAGTAAAAGTAACATTAGGCCCTAAAGGTCGTAACGTAATCATTAGTAAATCTTTTGGTGCTCCTCAAGTGACTAAAGATGGGGTTACGGTAGCCAAAGAAATTGAGCTTAAAGATCCTTTAGAAAATATGGGAGCTCAGATGGTTAAAGAAGTTGCTTCTAAAACTAACGATCTAGCTGGTGACGGTACTACAACTGCAACAGTACTTGCTCAGGCAATTGTACAGGAAGGTCTTAAAAACGTTGCTGCGGGTGCAAACCCAATGGACTTAAAGCGCGGGATAGACAAAGCTGTTGAGGCTATCACAAAAGATCTTGCTTCTCAAACTAAAGAAGT
The sequence above is a segment of the Leeuwenhoekiella sp. MAR_2009_132 genome. Coding sequences within it:
- the groES gene encoding co-chaperone GroES, with product MGVNIKPLSDRVLVEPTAAETKTASGLYIPDTAKEKPQQGKVIAVGNGKKDHDMTVKVGDTVLYGKYSGTELKLDGTDYLIMREDDILAVI
- the secG gene encoding preprotein translocase subunit SecG: MFLIFLVLIVIVAFLLIVVIMVQNPKGGGLSSSFGGGGTQQIGGVKKTGDFLDKSTWGLATILLVLILISNVTIFGGGNSSESKVIQGEDVENIMPVPDATTPATAAPAEDTESN